A stretch of [Clostridium] scindens DNA encodes these proteins:
- a CDS encoding PcfJ domain-containing protein, translating to MKKKAIEKIPYFGLKKTSRKKDVKYIGVTAVKIVGHEKHLFLEVYRNKKESKEIPMVRIVLTKKDFGTYWPEKEEWTRQKIKPDSCYGRVIWGEEHPTWEQEKKENILQSTEDLERIKKFCKANVYNEEHWWEYIYKHEDDIVITARRNREHKVYMRRQEALADRMAHTKELPEKEILDRADRLYFHNQHYLYYKKHGCWAHIACSKCGGVTDARWKSGISYESQFQRWTEEPREGHYGTCPMCGARGEYKCQGKVKGTCDKYIYLFLGQKYKENGMVMRYVEVGKKWTLGFICGDKGPEMYNASEELSGVEIARAYFEPGKKVQIDYHKHDPYMGKDFWDDCNLYGMANIPISAGLIMSETYEEMKGTIFQYSALQEYAKNVREVNPIDYLERYSQTPQIEVLVKMGLTDVVEKLVKCYYGIVADENARRPDQFLGIRKERVKQLIRKKGDTHLLGVMQMEKRQGQNWTDEQVEHLAETDLSGTQVETATKYMTLQKLLNRIEKYAGCKYGTECSSALARIRHTATTYADYLSMRINLGYDLNNTVYQQPQDLEAEHNKMVMETNKEEMDKHLKEVAERYPEIRHVYRGLRNKYLYEDDKYIIRPARSAEEIVMEGRLLHHCVGGNTYLAKHNTGKTYILMLRFKEEPDVPYITVEIDAKNPRILQWYGDKDKKPDEKNMQSWLNTWLMKLKTGTLTETIQTAAIA from the coding sequence ATGAAAAAGAAAGCGATTGAAAAAATACCGTATTTCGGGTTAAAGAAAACCAGCAGAAAGAAAGATGTCAAATACATTGGTGTCACGGCGGTCAAGATTGTTGGACACGAAAAGCATCTTTTCCTGGAGGTATACAGGAACAAAAAAGAATCAAAAGAAATACCGATGGTGCGGATCGTGCTCACAAAAAAGGATTTCGGCACATATTGGCCGGAAAAGGAAGAATGGACGAGGCAGAAAATAAAGCCGGACAGCTGTTATGGCCGAGTGATATGGGGAGAAGAACATCCCACATGGGAGCAGGAGAAAAAAGAAAATATACTCCAGAGCACAGAGGATCTGGAAAGGATAAAGAAGTTCTGCAAAGCCAACGTATACAACGAGGAGCACTGGTGGGAATACATATACAAACATGAGGACGATATTGTAATAACGGCAAGACGGAACAGAGAACACAAGGTGTATATGCGCCGCCAGGAGGCACTGGCAGATAGAATGGCGCACACCAAAGAACTGCCGGAGAAAGAGATCCTGGACAGAGCTGACAGATTGTATTTTCACAATCAGCATTATCTGTATTACAAAAAGCATGGTTGCTGGGCACATATAGCCTGCAGCAAGTGCGGAGGAGTTACAGATGCGAGATGGAAAAGCGGAATTTCCTACGAAAGCCAGTTCCAGAGATGGACGGAAGAACCGAGAGAGGGGCACTATGGCACCTGTCCAATGTGCGGAGCGCGTGGAGAGTACAAGTGCCAGGGAAAAGTGAAAGGCACTTGTGACAAATATATCTATCTATTCCTGGGACAGAAGTACAAAGAAAACGGAATGGTCATGCGTTATGTGGAAGTTGGGAAAAAGTGGACACTAGGATTCATTTGTGGGGATAAAGGTCCGGAGATGTACAACGCAAGTGAAGAACTCTCCGGAGTGGAGATTGCGAGAGCATATTTTGAGCCAGGGAAAAAAGTCCAGATAGACTATCACAAACATGATCCGTACATGGGGAAAGATTTCTGGGATGACTGCAATTTGTATGGAATGGCAAATATCCCTATCAGTGCCGGTCTGATCATGTCAGAGACATACGAAGAAATGAAAGGGACAATATTCCAGTACAGTGCATTACAGGAATATGCAAAGAACGTCAGGGAGGTCAATCCGATTGACTACCTGGAGCGTTACAGTCAGACGCCACAGATTGAGGTTCTGGTAAAAATGGGACTGACCGATGTGGTAGAAAAACTGGTCAAATGTTACTACGGCATTGTTGCTGATGAGAATGCAAGACGGCCGGATCAGTTCCTGGGAATCCGAAAGGAAAGAGTAAAGCAGCTCATCAGAAAGAAAGGAGACACACACCTACTGGGAGTCATGCAGATGGAGAAACGCCAGGGACAGAACTGGACGGATGAACAGGTGGAGCATCTGGCAGAAACGGATTTGAGTGGAACACAGGTGGAAACGGCCACCAAGTACATGACATTGCAAAAATTACTCAACCGTATAGAGAAATACGCTGGCTGTAAGTATGGGACGGAGTGCAGCAGTGCTTTAGCCAGAATCAGACACACGGCCACAACCTATGCAGACTATCTGAGCATGAGAATAAACCTGGGATACGACCTCAACAACACGGTATATCAACAGCCGCAGGACTTAGAGGCGGAACATAACAAAATGGTCATGGAAACCAACAAAGAAGAAATGGACAAACACCTCAAAGAGGTGGCAGAGCGTTATCCGGAGATTCGGCACGTTTACAGAGGACTCAGAAATAAATATCTCTACGAAGATGATAAATATATCATCAGACCGGCCAGATCGGCAGAGGAAATTGTCATGGAGGGGCGTTTGCTCCATCATTGCGTGGGAGGAAACACATATCTGGCCAAGCACAACACTGGAAAGACGTACATACTGATGCTGAGATTCAAAGAAGAGCCTGACGTTCCGTACATCACGGTTGAGATAGATGCAAAAAATCCAAGGATATTGCAGTGGTACGGGGACAAGGACAAAAAACCAGATGAAAAGAATATGCAGTCATGGCTGAACACCTGGCTGATGAAACTGAAAACAGGAACGCTGACGGAAACAATCCAGACGGCGGCCATAGCGTAA
- a CDS encoding RNase H family protein, translating to MQQVKIYIETDSSSPKATEKHYGYVLEVMVSGQAVTREGFGKITGTYHQTVLTALAKALDRFNQSCEVCICTEDDFVLNMLERNLAIWAGNEFLTSKRKPVANQQEWMEIWRLSNRHLILTEPGKHEYTGWLQGEIEKRKRDNDGIQDHDHEISADVSKNDKKAVR from the coding sequence ATGCAGCAGGTAAAAATCTACATAGAGACAGACAGCTCCTCTCCGAAAGCAACAGAGAAACACTATGGATATGTGCTGGAGGTAATGGTCTCCGGCCAGGCAGTAACCCGTGAGGGTTTTGGAAAGATAACAGGGACATATCATCAGACCGTACTGACAGCACTGGCAAAAGCCCTGGACAGGTTCAACCAGTCCTGTGAGGTCTGCATCTGCACAGAGGATGATTTCGTTCTCAATATGCTTGAGCGCAACCTGGCAATATGGGCCGGGAATGAGTTTCTGACAAGTAAGAGGAAACCAGTGGCCAATCAGCAAGAGTGGATGGAGATATGGAGACTGTCAAACAGGCATCTCATACTGACAGAGCCGGGAAAGCATGAATACACCGGCTGGCTGCAGGGAGAAATAGAAAAGCGAAAGAGGGACAATGATGGAATACAAGATCACGATCATGAAATATCAGCTGATGTTTCCAAAAATGACAAAAAAGCTGTTCGATGA
- a CDS encoding rolling circle replication-associated protein: protein MVKRKRYRFRQGDVIDVEEFHDGRYGGPGTGRAKRAKPTEEQMRAVNAQNKAKRCRQRMLEYFKEGDIFATWTYEVRNRPPDMQAALKDFQKAMRYVRREFKKRGYEVFWIRNIERGTKGAWHIHLVINEIGDTASIITKAWTKGGTWSIEIKNSKYYDEDFTKLANYMTKDEHTTEEKKDGKPGKPRLSEASYNTSRNMPLPEPKVDKLRRWKEEPKPKKGYYIAKIHEGINPVTGYKYRRYTMIRLKRRRE, encoded by the coding sequence ATGGTTAAGAGAAAGAGATACAGGTTCAGACAGGGAGATGTCATTGATGTAGAGGAGTTCCATGATGGCAGGTATGGAGGTCCTGGAACAGGGAGGGCAAAGAGAGCCAAACCGACAGAGGAACAGATGAGGGCGGTCAATGCTCAGAACAAAGCCAAGAGGTGCAGACAGAGAATGCTGGAGTATTTCAAAGAGGGAGACATCTTTGCGACATGGACCTATGAAGTGAGAAACAGGCCACCAGATATGCAGGCGGCATTGAAAGATTTTCAGAAAGCCATGAGATACGTGAGACGTGAGTTCAAAAAGCGAGGATATGAGGTTTTCTGGATCAGAAACATAGAGAGAGGCACAAAGGGAGCCTGGCATATCCATCTGGTCATCAATGAGATTGGAGACACAGCAAGTATCATCACAAAGGCATGGACAAAGGGAGGAACCTGGTCCATTGAAATCAAGAATAGCAAATACTATGACGAGGATTTCACAAAGCTAGCCAACTACATGACCAAGGATGAGCATACCACTGAGGAGAAGAAAGACGGGAAACCGGGGAAACCGAGACTCAGCGAGGCAAGTTATAACACAAGTCGCAATATGCCATTGCCGGAGCCAAAGGTTGACAAGCTCCGAAGATGGAAAGAAGAACCAAAACCCAAAAAAGGATATTACATTGCCAAGATCCATGAGGGTATCAATCCGGTAACGGGGTACAAATACCGGAGATATACAATGATTCGGTTGAAAAGGAGGCGGGAATAA
- a CDS encoding helix-turn-helix domain-containing protein — MARKKTKRLRYEDRVIIERMSKAGKKVADIANEIGVHRDTIYKEFTRCGATKETYSAEKAQREI, encoded by the coding sequence GTGGCAAGAAAAAAGACAAAGAGACTCCGGTATGAGGACAGAGTAATTATTGAGAGAATGAGCAAGGCTGGAAAAAAAGTGGCTGATATAGCCAATGAGATCGGCGTTCATAGAGATACGATCTATAAAGAATTTACACGATGCGGAGCCACTAAAGAAACGTATAGTGCAGAAAAAGCACAGAGAGAAATCTAA
- the fba gene encoding class II fructose-1,6-bisphosphate aldolase — translation MLVSAKEMLEKAVEGHYAVGQFNINNLEWTKAILLTAEECKSPVILGVSEGAGKYMTGFKTVSAMVAAMIEELGITVPVATHLDHGTYDGCMKCIEAGFTSIMFDGSKYPIEENVAKTKELIAICREEGMSIEAEVGAIGGEEDGVIGQGECADPQECKMIADLGVDMLAAGIGNIHGKYPENWAGLSFDTLDAIQKLTGKMPLVLHGGTGIPDDMIKKAIDLGVAKINVNTDCQLSFADATRKYIEAGKDLEGKGYDPRKLLKPGVDAIMQTVKEKMELFGSVGKA, via the coding sequence ATGTTAGTATCAGCAAAAGAGATGCTTGAAAAAGCAGTCGAAGGCCACTATGCAGTGGGACAGTTTAACATCAACAATCTGGAATGGACAAAGGCTATTCTTCTTACAGCAGAAGAGTGCAAGTCACCCGTTATCCTGGGCGTGTCCGAGGGTGCAGGCAAATATATGACAGGATTCAAGACAGTATCCGCTATGGTAGCTGCCATGATCGAAGAACTTGGGATCACGGTACCGGTTGCGACACATCTGGATCACGGCACATATGACGGATGCATGAAGTGCATAGAGGCAGGCTTTACCTCCATCATGTTCGACGGATCCAAATATCCGATCGAAGAGAATGTTGCAAAGACAAAAGAACTGATCGCCATCTGCAGAGAAGAAGGAATGTCTATCGAAGCAGAGGTCGGAGCGATCGGCGGAGAAGAGGACGGCGTTATCGGACAGGGAGAATGCGCGGATCCTCAGGAATGCAAGATGATTGCTGATCTGGGAGTTGACATGCTGGCAGCAGGAATCGGCAATATCCATGGAAAGTATCCTGAGAACTGGGCCGGATTAAGTTTTGACACTCTGGACGCGATCCAGAAGCTGACCGGAAAGATGCCATTGGTACTGCACGGAGGTACGGGGATTCCAGATGACATGATTAAGAAGGCGATTGATCTTGGAGTGGCTAAGATTAATGTTAATACAGATTGCCAGTTATCTTTTGCAGATGCTACACGCAAGTACATCGAGGCTGGAAAAGACCTTGAAGGAAAGGGCTATGACCCACGCAAGCTTCTTAAGCCAGGCGTAGATGCGATCATGCAGACTGTAAAGGAAAAGATGGAATTATTCGGTTCAGTTGGGAAAGCTTAA
- a CDS encoding sensor domain-containing diguanylate cyclase: MQKIFKKYTIIIISIAVLSILVINFFLSAKSLEKQQFNTFSVKIGQVIQTMERNQSELESITENLDEDYLTRAKAAAYVVEKNPSVLESVEEIQNLAELLNVDELHVSDSAGIIAYSSVPRYIGLDFHGGKQMRGFLPILESDAEDEYVIQEAQPNTAEGKMMKYVGVSRKGIKGIVQVGLEPVRQLEAQEKNTYDYIFSRFPTEQGEEFFAIDTKDGSVIGYTEGMEAADEAQTYSVSSLKKYEDGGYWKDDNGEKRYIVTRMYDHVLIGASISEAVLYQPFWRNILLTFLYLALVEVIAVILLNYLVKQKVVSGIHHILEDLSHITKGDLDTKVEVGGNPEFQDLSDGINTMVNSIVRTTDRISKIIDIAEIPLAAFEYQEDMKDVFVTSRLNELLDLPKEEVERISRSPGQFLEMIRTIMKSPIEGEPDVFCIHDKKYIRIHLSVDDGHYLGAVLDATKEVLDKRRMFYENNHDQLTGLRRYAYFKYQASQWMEQMEKDEICAAVMMDLDEFKRINDTYGHDVGDKYLESFAALLKGLPQEHCLVSRRSGDEFCIFICGFQDISEIQKILKELWRKLREEEAVITQDVIRKIRASGGVAYARGQSRLLEDLLLEADQALYEVKRENKGLFKEYDADKCQEA, encoded by the coding sequence ATGCAGAAGATATTTAAGAAATATACGATAATCATCATATCAATCGCAGTTCTGTCTATTCTTGTCATTAATTTCTTCCTATCTGCTAAAAGTCTGGAGAAGCAGCAGTTTAACACCTTCAGCGTAAAGATTGGCCAGGTGATCCAGACGATGGAGCGCAACCAGTCTGAACTAGAATCTATCACCGAGAACCTGGATGAAGATTACCTGACCCGCGCCAAGGCGGCTGCCTATGTGGTGGAGAAGAATCCAAGCGTCTTGGAAAGCGTGGAAGAAATTCAAAATCTGGCCGAACTATTGAATGTCGATGAACTTCATGTGTCAGACAGCGCGGGCATTATAGCCTATTCTTCCGTACCCCGGTATATTGGACTGGATTTTCACGGTGGAAAGCAGATGCGGGGATTCCTGCCCATACTGGAAAGCGATGCCGAAGACGAATATGTCATCCAGGAGGCGCAGCCTAATACGGCGGAAGGAAAGATGATGAAGTATGTAGGCGTTTCCAGAAAAGGAATAAAGGGGATCGTCCAGGTAGGCTTAGAGCCGGTAAGACAGCTGGAAGCCCAGGAAAAGAACACCTATGACTACATATTTTCCAGATTTCCTACCGAACAGGGGGAGGAATTCTTTGCCATAGATACGAAGGACGGTTCCGTGATCGGATATACCGAGGGCATGGAGGCGGCTGACGAAGCGCAGACCTACAGCGTAAGCAGTCTGAAAAAGTATGAAGATGGCGGCTACTGGAAGGATGATAATGGAGAGAAAAGGTATATTGTTACAAGGATGTATGACCACGTGCTGATCGGAGCGTCCATCTCCGAAGCCGTACTGTACCAGCCTTTTTGGAGAAACATCCTTCTGACATTCCTGTATCTTGCCCTCGTGGAAGTCATAGCGGTTATCCTGTTGAATTATCTGGTAAAGCAGAAGGTGGTCAGCGGCATCCATCATATTCTGGAAGATCTGTCCCACATTACCAAAGGGGATCTGGACACGAAGGTGGAAGTGGGCGGCAATCCGGAGTTCCAGGATCTGAGCGATGGCATTAATACCATGGTCAATAGCATCGTCAGGACGACGGACCGCATTTCAAAGATTATCGACATCGCGGAGATTCCGCTGGCGGCATTCGAATATCAGGAGGATATGAAGGATGTGTTTGTGACGTCCCGCCTGAATGAACTGCTTGATCTTCCGAAGGAGGAAGTAGAGCGGATATCCAGAAGTCCGGGCCAGTTCCTTGAGATGATCCGCACTATTATGAAGAGCCCGATTGAAGGCGAGCCGGATGTATTCTGTATCCATGATAAGAAATATATACGCATCCATCTATCGGTGGATGACGGCCATTATCTTGGCGCCGTCCTGGACGCGACGAAGGAAGTGCTGGATAAGAGGAGGATGTTCTATGAAAACAATCACGACCAGCTGACCGGACTAAGGCGTTACGCTTACTTTAAATATCAGGCTTCCCAGTGGATGGAGCAGATGGAGAAGGATGAAATATGTGCGGCTGTGATGATGGATCTGGATGAATTCAAGCGGATCAACGATACGTATGGACATGACGTGGGCGATAAATATCTGGAGAGTTTCGCAGCTTTGCTAAAGGGGCTGCCACAGGAGCACTGCCTCGTATCCAGAAGATCCGGAGACGAGTTCTGCATCTTTATCTGTGGATTCCAGGATATCAGCGAGATACAGAAGATTCTGAAAGAACTGTGGAGAAAGCTTAGAGAAGAAGAGGCAGTGATCACGCAGGATGTGATCCGCAAGATCAGGGCTTCAGGGGGCGTGGCATATGCCCGGGGCCAAAGCCGGCTGCTGGAAGACCTGCTTCTTGAAGCAGATCAGGCGCTCTATGAAGTGAAGCGGGAGAATAAGGGCCTTTTCAAGGAGTATGATGCGGACAAATGCCAAGAAGCTTAA
- a CDS encoding aldose 1-epimerase family protein, whose product MEYQLDNGCLRLLVSSCGAQMQAIEKDGAQYLWDGNEEYWPERAPLLFPFVGRFTEGKYRLDGQEYEMDIHGFARKLPFQVTEQTKEKISLELRDSQETYASYPYHFVLQVSYTLQKNKIGIEYQVRNLSDKTMYFGIGGHPGFRVPLENGLDFEDYYLEFAKECRPERVGHTKACFLSGVNEEFPLEDGRILRMSHDLFDDDAIVLAHMADVVALKSDKGSRQVRVAYPDLPYLGLWHAPNTDAPYICIEPWTSLPSRQGVVEDFQYKSDLIRLWPGRSYVNLWSITIE is encoded by the coding sequence ATGGAATATCAGCTGGATAACGGATGCCTTCGCTTGCTGGTGTCTTCCTGCGGCGCGCAGATGCAGGCAATTGAAAAGGACGGCGCGCAGTACTTATGGGACGGCAATGAAGAATACTGGCCAGAGCGCGCGCCGCTTCTGTTTCCCTTCGTGGGAAGATTTACGGAGGGCAAGTATCGGCTGGATGGGCAGGAGTATGAGATGGATATCCATGGGTTCGCCCGGAAACTTCCATTTCAGGTGACGGAGCAGACGAAGGAAAAGATCAGTTTGGAACTGCGGGACAGCCAGGAGACGTATGCATCCTATCCTTATCATTTTGTATTGCAGGTATCATATACGCTGCAGAAAAACAAGATCGGGATTGAGTACCAAGTACGGAATCTTTCAGATAAGACGATGTATTTTGGAATCGGAGGGCATCCGGGGTTCCGGGTTCCGCTGGAGAATGGCCTGGATTTTGAAGATTACTATCTGGAATTCGCGAAAGAATGCCGCCCGGAGCGCGTGGGGCATACGAAGGCCTGCTTTTTAAGCGGCGTGAATGAAGAATTCCCGTTGGAAGATGGCCGAATCCTGAGGATGAGCCACGATCTGTTTGACGATGACGCGATCGTGCTTGCGCATATGGCAGACGTGGTCGCATTAAAGTCTGATAAGGGAAGCCGGCAGGTAAGGGTAGCCTATCCGGACCTGCCCTATCTTGGACTCTGGCATGCGCCCAATACGGACGCGCCTTATATCTGCATCGAGCCATGGACGTCCCTTCCATCCAGGCAGGGAGTCGTGGAAGACTTCCAGTATAAAAGCGATCTTATAAGACTTTGGCCTGGAAGGTCATATGTAAACCTTTGGAGTATTACAATAGAATAG
- a CDS encoding D-lyxose/D-mannose family sugar isomerase — translation MKRSRINQVIKDMERLIKEHGFEMPPFAAWTAKEWQDIGHEYDEIRDNKLGWDITDFGLGKFDEVGFSLFTIRNGNQKMPEKYKKTYAEKLLMLYEGQTAAMHFHASKMEDIINRGGNDVYITVYNGTPDERMLDTDVTVCSDGKTSQVPAGTKVLLKPGQSITITPYMYHDFIVPETGGPVLLGEVSMCNDDDNDNFFYNKEVGRFPAIEEDEAPYRLLCNEYPQAK, via the coding sequence ATGAAACGTTCAAGAATCAATCAAGTTATAAAAGATATGGAGCGATTAATCAAGGAGCATGGGTTTGAGATGCCGCCTTTTGCAGCATGGACCGCAAAGGAGTGGCAGGACATCGGCCATGAATACGACGAGATCCGTGACAATAAGCTGGGCTGGGATATTACGGACTTTGGCCTTGGCAAGTTCGATGAGGTCGGATTCTCGTTATTTACGATCCGTAACGGCAACCAGAAGATGCCGGAGAAATATAAGAAGACTTATGCGGAGAAGCTTCTGATGCTCTATGAAGGACAGACGGCGGCAATGCATTTTCATGCCAGCAAGATGGAGGACATCATCAACAGAGGCGGCAATGATGTCTATATTACGGTGTACAACGGAACGCCGGATGAGAGGATGCTGGATACGGATGTGACCGTATGCTCCGATGGAAAGACCAGCCAGGTTCCGGCGGGCACAAAAGTGCTTCTGAAGCCCGGACAGAGCATCACCATCACGCCGTATATGTATCATGACTTTATCGTGCCAGAGACCGGCGGCCCGGTCCTTCTGGGCGAAGTGTCCATGTGCAACGACGATGACAATGACAATTTCTTCTATAATAAAGAAGTGGGACGCTTCCCGGCGATCGAGGAGGACGAAGCGCCATACCGCCTGCTGTGCAACGAATATCCGCAGGCAAAATAG
- a CDS encoding MurR/RpiR family transcriptional regulator, whose amino-acid sequence MSKLSKKNILDREVLEVIKEQYDHIFSAERKVADFVLQNPQKAVDSNVSELAKQSGVSDATVVRMCHHIGYTGYYQFRISLARDLGKKQYGSSALAESRDAVEKLFQEYAQTMLAIGSRIDADVMWNCVNLLKTCKEAHIMAVGNTSPLAQYMGFRLGRLGIKSTYNVAAEYFMNHVNLADEDDLLIAISQSGTSRQVIQGLELGKEKGLKSIAITAFAQSPVSNLADYVLLSTGKEEPFSFYKGYAHMNETAVIDALLNFVTNEELIKTTQADKPEMILSEYKV is encoded by the coding sequence GTGTCAAAGTTGAGTAAAAAGAACATTCTGGACAGAGAGGTGCTCGAAGTCATCAAAGAGCAGTATGATCATATCTTTTCGGCGGAAAGGAAAGTGGCGGACTTTGTATTGCAGAATCCGCAGAAAGCGGTGGATTCTAACGTATCCGAGCTGGCGAAGCAAAGCGGGGTAAGCGATGCGACCGTAGTCAGGATGTGCCATCACATCGGCTATACCGGATATTACCAGTTCCGCATTTCCCTTGCGAGGGATCTGGGGAAGAAGCAGTATGGCAGTTCGGCGCTGGCTGAAAGCAGGGATGCCGTGGAGAAGCTGTTCCAGGAGTATGCGCAGACGATGCTCGCCATCGGCTCAAGGATTGACGCGGATGTGATGTGGAACTGCGTGAATCTTCTGAAGACCTGCAAGGAGGCGCATATCATGGCCGTAGGAAATACGAGCCCTCTGGCCCAGTATATGGGATTCAGGCTGGGACGGCTGGGAATCAAGAGCACATACAATGTTGCTGCAGAATACTTCATGAATCACGTGAATCTGGCGGACGAGGATGATCTTCTGATAGCCATATCGCAGTCAGGAACATCAAGACAGGTCATCCAGGGACTGGAACTGGGAAAAGAGAAAGGACTTAAGAGCATAGCGATCACGGCATTTGCCCAGTCCCCGGTGTCGAACCTTGCAGATTATGTACTCCTTTCTACCGGTAAGGAAGAACCGTTCAGTTTCTATAAAGGGTATGCTCATATGAATGAGACCGCGGTGATCGACGCGCTTCTTAACTTTGTCACGAATGAGGAATTGATCAAGACTACGCAGGCAGACAAGCCAGAGATGATATTATCAGAATATAAGGTATAA
- a CDS encoding ketose-bisphosphate aldolase yields the protein MLMNMKELLAVANENNFAVPAFNISDYSMFNGIMEASEEKNAPVIIAIHPDELSHIGTDMVKAIIEKAHKATVPVCIHLDHGASFEQVMTAIQAGFTSVMIDGSSLPFEENIEACKKVAEAAHAVNVSVEGELGTIGSTDAEAEAGANVIIYTNPDDAVKFVEASGVDTLAIAIGTSHGIYPKGMKPELKLDLLKEIKSKVSIPLVLHGGSNNPDAEIGQSVTLGVNKINISSDIKVAYYDKMREVLADKGLREPNTIQPPCIAAMKEVAFHKIELFQADGKAALY from the coding sequence ATGTTAATGAATATGAAGGAATTGTTGGCGGTAGCAAACGAGAATAATTTTGCAGTACCTGCATTTAATATCAGTGATTATTCTATGTTTAACGGTATCATGGAAGCGTCTGAGGAAAAGAACGCGCCGGTAATCATCGCGATTCACCCTGACGAGTTAAGCCATATTGGTACAGACATGGTAAAAGCCATCATTGAGAAAGCGCACAAGGCAACGGTTCCGGTTTGCATTCATCTGGATCACGGCGCATCCTTCGAGCAGGTGATGACCGCCATCCAGGCAGGATTCACATCCGTTATGATCGATGGCTCCAGCCTTCCGTTCGAAGAGAACATCGAAGCATGCAAGAAAGTGGCAGAGGCGGCTCATGCAGTAAACGTATCGGTAGAAGGCGAGCTTGGAACGATCGGATCCACAGATGCGGAAGCGGAAGCAGGCGCGAATGTGATCATCTATACGAACCCGGATGATGCCGTTAAGTTTGTAGAGGCATCCGGCGTTGATACGCTGGCGATCGCTATCGGAACATCCCATGGCATCTATCCAAAGGGAATGAAGCCAGAACTGAAGCTGGATCTGTTAAAAGAGATCAAGTCAAAAGTATCCATCCCGCTGGTACTTCACGGAGGCTCCAACAATCCGGATGCAGAGATCGGACAGTCCGTAACGCTGGGCGTGAATAAAATTAACATTTCAAGTGACATAAAAGTGGCATATTATGATAAAATGAGAGAAGTACTAGCTGACAAGGGCTTAAGAGAGCCTAATACGATCCAGCCGCCATGTATTGCAGCAATGAAAGAAGTTGCATTCCATAAGATTGAATTATTCCAGGCAGATGGAAAGGCAGCTCTGTACTAA